A window of the Candida orthopsilosis Co 90-125, chromosome 1 draft sequence genome harbors these coding sequences:
- a CDS encoding Nat3 protein (S. cerevisiae homolog NAT3 has alpha-N-acetyltransferase activity, has role in N-terminal peptidyl-methionine acetylation, cytoskeleton inheritance and localizes to NatB complex), with the protein MTSIKPFQLEDLFTINPVNLDPLTENFNISFYSQYLISWPNLFYKSVEHPANVTSGYMMAKTEGQLSKMEYHTHITAVTVHDQYRRISLASKLCLQLEKISEVQSTLFIDLFVKVTNSLGKMLYEKLGYSVYRRVVGYYGGGSGEIPDDRNAINDDIDAFDMRKSLPLDKNNQTVRVLGERVYVLPNEVVF; encoded by the coding sequence ATGacatcaatcaaaccaTTCCAGCTAGAGGATCTATTCACAATCAATCCAGTCAATCTCGATCCATTGACCGAAAACTTCAATATCTCATTTTACTCCCAATATTTGATATCATGGCCAAATTTATTTTACAAGTCAGTAGAACATCCCGCAAATGTCACCAGTGGATACATGATGGCTAAAACTGAAGGACAATTATCCAAGATGGAATATCATACACATATTACTGCAGTCACGGTCCACGACCAATACCGACGCATATCACTAGCATCAAAGTTGTGTttacaattggaaaagattaGTGAAGTACAACTGACGCtatttattgatttgttcGTCAAAGTGACTAACCTGCTAGGAAAGATGctttatgaaaaattgggttATAGTGTTTATCGACGAGTTGTTGGGTATTATGGTGGTGGAAGTGGTGAAATTCCTGATGATCGGAATGCAAttaatgatgatattgatgctTTTGATATGAGGAAATCATTACCATTGGATAAGAACAACCAAACGGTTAGGGTATTAGGGGAGAGGGTTTATGTTCTACCGAATGAAGTTGTCTTCTAA